One genomic window of Salvelinus sp. IW2-2015 unplaced genomic scaffold, ASM291031v2 Un_scaffold3967, whole genome shotgun sequence includes the following:
- the LOC112076731 gene encoding trace amine-associated receptor 13c-like, with product MEKHEDVQYCFQDGNSSCRKASLSTSIYITLYIFFSLISAVTVFLNLLVIISISHFKQLHTTTNLLIVSLAASDLLVGLVVIPVMTVATMESCWDFGEYFCVIHAYFACLCTSLSLGNLVMISIDRYVAVCDPLLYHSKITISRIMCCISITWCCCIMYRAANTHFFVNVQGPSRCLNECITVEGSIWVNITDIVITMVVPCSVIVTLYLKIFVVARSQARKVFSKEAASVSGVKTVQANKSERKAAKTLSIVVFNYFICWIPTLFIFLFFSVLSDHLLSYFINFLSFVNSLFNPIIYAFLYPWFKVTAKLILSLNFRRL from the coding sequence ATGGAGAAACATGAAGATGTTCAATACTGTTTTCAAGACGGAAACTCTTCTTGCAGAAAGGCTTCGCTATCGACATCTATCTACATAACACTGTACATCTTCTTCTCATTGATTTCAGCAGTTACAGTATTTTTGAACCTACTGGtgatcatctccatctctcacttcaaGCAGCTCCACACTACAACCAACCTGCTCATCGTATCTCTGGCTGCATCAGATCTCCTGGTGGGACTGGTTGTGATACCAGTAATGACTGTAGCAACAATGGAATCATGCTGGGATTTTGGTGAATATTTCTGTGTGATTCATGCCTACTTTGCTTGTTTATGTACTTCTTTATCTCTGGGTAATTTGGTCATGATATCTATTGACCgctatgttgctgtgtgtgatcCCTTATTGTACCACTCTAAAATAACAATATCAAGAATCATGTGTTGTATATCCATTACCTGGTGTTGTTGTATCATGTACCGTGCTGCTAATacacatttttttgtaaatgtacagGGACCAAGTAGGTGTTTGAATGAATGTATTACCGTTGAAGGGTCAATCTGGGTTAATATCACTGACATTGTAATTACAATGGTTGTCCCGTGCTCTGTTattgtaacactttatttgaaaatCTTTGTGGTGGCCAGATCACAGGCCAGAAAGGTATTTTCTAAAGAGGCTGCCAGTGTGTCTGGTGTTAAAACTGTACAGGCAAATAAGTCTGAGAGAAAAGCAGCAAAAACTCTGTCTATTGTTGTTTTCAACTATTTCATTTGCTGGATTCCAACtctatttattttcttatttttttctgttttaagtGATCATTTATTATCGTATTTCATCAATTTTCTGTCATTTGTTAATTCCTTATTTAATCCAATAATTTATGCTTTCCTTTATCCATGGTTCAAAGTGACAGCTAAACTTATTTTATCTCTGAATTTCAGGCGTTTATAG